A genomic window from Camelina sativa cultivar DH55 chromosome 2, Cs, whole genome shotgun sequence includes:
- the LOC104732196 gene encoding cleavage and polyadenylation specificity factor subunit 6-like → MDEGDGRDQMDQFHQNEAISAVADDGFMAEEEDDDYEDLYNDVNVGEGFLQSVKKSDEAGSRNDEDKAKVGIDGEDRVEPGLGTPEAEVSIPGLVGESVVKEGEGEAGGGSGGTDVVVASSGYGAQEVKVSDVSQEIPDGIGAGTGGGLRVELGPAATRATDLEVPRGNNIAQGLLPPPPHVLGNNENLMRPVMGHVNGGTLPGPGISMVGNGGNIAMPGVIGGGTGGGGNGTFLFVGDLHWWTTDAELEAELCKYGAVKEVKFFDEKASGKSKGYCQVEFFDPMAATACKDGLNGYAFNGRPCVVEYASPYSVKRMGEAQVNRTQQAQSVIAQAKRGGPADPPSKPVVANNNAAIGGNFQGGENRGFGRGNWGRGNAPGGRGPGGPMRNRPNGMGRGLMGNGAFGQGMGTGPPMNMMHQPMMGQGFEQAFGGPMARMGGYGGFPGAPGPPFPGLLSSFPPVGGVGLPGVAPHVNPAFFGRGMPMNGMGMMLNAGVDGGHNMGMWDPNSGGWASGEDLGGGRAAESSYGEEAASDHQYGEVNHDRGRPNPVKDKERASEREWSGSSDRRIREDKDAGYERDIPREKDVGHGYEMPERRHRDDRDTGREREREHHHKDRERSKDRERERERDRERDRERDRHREGSSQRYGGDHRTRHRDEPEHDDEWNRGRSSRGHSKSRLSREDNHRSRSRDADYGKRRRLTTE, encoded by the coding sequence ATGGATGAGGGAGATGGGAGAGATCAGATGGATCAATTCCATCAAAACGAGGCGATATCTGCCGTAGCTGACGACGGGTTTATGgcggaggaagaggatgatgattatgaggatCTTTACAACGACGTTAATGTTGGAGAAGGGTTTCTTCAGTCTGTGAAAAAGAGCGACGAAGCGGGATCTAGAAACGACGAGGATAAGGCGAAGGTTGGTATCGATGGGGAAGATAGGGTTGAACCGGGTTTGGGTACGCCCGAAGCTGAGGTTTCGATACCGGGTTTGGTTGGTGAGAGCGTTGttaaagaaggagaaggagaagcagGAGGAGGAAGTGGTGGTACTGATGTGGTAGTCGCTTCTAGTGGATATGGAGCTCAAGAGGTTAAGGTAAGCGATGTTAGCCAGGAGATTCCTGATGGAATTGGTGCTGGTACTGGAGGAGGGCTTAGAGTTGAGTTAGGGCCAGCTGCTACTCGGGCAACTGATCTTGAGGTTCCTAGAGGAAATAACATTGCTCAGGGTCTCTTGCCGCCACCACCACATGTGTTAGGAAATAACGAGAATTTGATGAGACCTGTGATGGGTCATGTTAATGGTGGGACTCTTCCTGGACCTGGTATTAGCATGGTTGGGAACGGAGGTAATATAGCTATGCCTGGTGTTATTGGCGGGGGAACTGGTGGAGGAGGCAATGGGACTTTTCTTTTCGTTGGGGATTTGCATTGGTGGACAACTGATGCTGAGCTTGAGGCAGAGTTGTGCAAGTATGGTGCTGTGAAGGAGGTTAAGTTCTTTGATGAGAAAGCTAGTGGGAAGTCGAAAGGGTATTGTCAAGTAGAGTTCTTTGATCCTATGGCAGCTACAGCTTGCAAAGACGGGTTGAACGGTTATGCATTCAACGGCAGGCCTTGTGTTGTTGAGTATGCGTCTCCGTATTCTGTTAAGAGAATGGGAGAGGCACAGGTGAATAGGACCCAACAGGCACAATCTGTAATTGCACAAGCTAAGAGAGGAGGGCCTGCTGATCCTCCGAGTAAACCTGTCGTTGCCAACAACAACGCCGCTATTGGCGGGAATTTCCAAGGTGGGGAAAATAGAGGATTTGGTAGAGGTAATTGGGGTAGAGGCAATGCTCCGGGTGGTAGAGGACCTGGTGGTCCAATGAGGAATAGGCCTAACGggatgggaagaggtttgatggGTAATGGTGCTTTTGGTCAGGGCATGGGTACAGGGCCTCCTATGAATATGATGCATCAACCAATGATGGGGCAAGGGTTTGAACAAGCTTTTGGTGGACCTATGGCCAGAATGGGAGGCTATGGAGGATTCCCTGGGGCTCCAGGTCCACCGTTTCCTGGGCTTTTATCTTCTTTCCCTCCTGTAGGAGGAGTTGGTTTACCTGGAGTGGCACCTCATGTGAATCCAGCGTTTTTTGGACGAGGGATGCCGATGAATGGAATGGGAATGATGCTTAATGCTGGTGTTGATGGAGGGCATAATATGGGAATGTGGGATCCTAATAGTGGAGGATGGGCTAGTGGTGAAGATTTGGGTGGTGGAAGAGCTGCGGAATCGAGTTATGGAGAGGAAGCTGCATCTGATCATCAGTATGGAGAGGTTAATCACGATAGAGGTCGTCCAAATCCTGtgaaagataaagaaagagcTTCAGAAAGGGAATGGTCTGGTTCATCTGATAGAAGGATTCGTGAGGATAAAGATGCTGGTTATGAAAGGGACATACCAAGGGAGAAAGATGTTGGTCATGGTTATGAGATGCCAGAGAGAAGGCACCGTGATGATAGAGACACTGGTCGTGAGCGTGAGAGGGAACATCATCATAAGGATCGTGAACGCTCCAAAGATCGTGAGCGAGAACGTGAACGTGACAGAGAAAGGGACAGGGAGAGGGATCGTCATAGAGAGGGATCGTCACAACGATACGGTGGTGATCATCGTACTAGACACAGGGACGAACCTGAACATGATGATGAGTGGAACAGAGGTCGGTCATCCAGAGGACACAGCAAATCACGGTTGTCTCGGGAGGATAACCATCGCTCAAGATCAAGGGATGCTGATTATGGGAAAAGAAGGCGGCTTACTACTGAATAA
- the LOC104755391 gene encoding uncharacterized protein LOC104755391: MVRDVTGEVAGDKTGDFKGDEMVRDVTGEVAGDETGDLEGVAMVRDVTGEVAGDETGDLEGVAMVRDVTGEVAGDETGDLEGVAMVRDVTGEVAGDETGDLKGVAMVREETGDVAGVKTGDFDGDGAVV; this comes from the coding sequence ATGGTTCGAGATGTAACAGGGGAAGTCGCTGGAGATAAAACAGGAGATTTCAAAGGAGACGAAATGGTTCGAGATGTAACAGGGGAAGTCGCCGGAGATGAAACAGGGGATCTCGAAGGAGTCGCAATGGTTCGAGATGTAACAGGGGAAGTCGCCGGAGATGAAACAGGGGATCTCGAAGGAGTCGCAATGGTTCGAGATGTAACAGGGGAAGTCGCCGGAGATGAAACAGGGGATCTCGAAGGAGTCGCAATGGTTCGAGATGTAACAGGGGAAGTCGCCGGAGATGAAACAGGGGATCTCAAAGGAGTCGCAATGGTTCGAGAAGAGACAGGGGACGTCGCCGGAGTAAAAACTGGGGATTTCGATGGAGACGGAGCGGTGGTCTGA